In the genome of Drosophila kikkawai strain 14028-0561.14 chromosome 2R, DkikHiC1v2, whole genome shotgun sequence, the window TTgaatcttattattttttatatatatgtatgtattgttTGTATATTAGTGGatttttatgttatattttagtttatgaaatttaaaagcttatcttgtttacaataattttagactattttcattttaattttcaggCCAAACACAATGTTTTGGGCGAAAAACTGCGACAACAACGGAAGGATAGCAATAGTGACAGTGAATGGTTAATCCAGGAAGAAGTAAGTAGCAACAATATcgtacaaataataataaagaaacaatatattttacgATATTCATTCataccttttttttacatCTTTCAGAGGCGGCGATCTAGCTCTATACCTCATGGATCCCTCAACGACCACCAGTCACAAATGTTCAAGCTGGACTTTATGTCCGCCGGACCCTCTAGCTTGCCCGACTCCtgctccaactccaactcaaGGCCCATGACGCCAAATGCTAACCTTCTTTCGCTAAAGTCAAACAACTCTTCGGCGGATCACTTGTCTGGCTTGACAGCGGTGAGCGATGAGCAGCAGGCAGGTCAAAATGCCAGAAActttggtggtggtggtcgcCCACTGAATCGGGCAGATGACGAAGTCTATTGCGCCACCACATTGGTGGTCAAATCAATAATGGTGCTGTCACAAGGTGTGGAAAAAGCCAATACCGAAGGCTATTTGGAACTGGTTAAGAATGTGGGCGTCAAGTTGAGAAACCTGCTCACATCGGTGGACAAAATATCGGTGCTGTTTCCAGCACAGGCCCTTAAGTAAGCCATACTTATAATTAATATGAATTAACTTATTAAATTGCTTATTTTCATCAGGGAAGTGCAAATGGCCCATCAAGTGCTGTCCAAGGATATGCATGAGCTTGTCTCAGCCATGCGTTTGGCTCAGCAATACAGCGACACAACCCTGGATTGTGAATATCGAAAGTGGGTTTAAAACATTATGATTTAAGAGTGCCTGAGCTAATGTTTTTGTTCTAAAAAATTGCAGGAGTATGCTATCGGCTGCCCATGTCTTGGCCATGGACGCCAAGAATCTGTTCGATGTCGTCGATTCGATACGCCAACGTTATCAGCATGTATTTCCACAAGCCAGCGTTCCCAGGGATTCGACCACCACCAGTTTATCTAGTTTTGAGTCAACCTCGACGACGACCACAACCACCCTGAACGACTTTGGTGGACATCTCAAGTCCAGCAATTCGGGGGATCTGCTACAAAGTACGGGGATATACGATAATGATTTGCATCAGAGCTTCAGCTcccagttgcagttgcaaaatGCCACCTCCTCCAGTGGCAGCTTACCAAGAGGAATGAGCATTGGCCTGGACGATCCAACAAGGTCGACGACAAATGAGCCTTTGCGTATTGTCGAGGAGTCACTTAGTAGCCCAGGGGAGCACATGTATTGCAATACGTCCGCCTTGCATGGCCATGCGTAACTCTTCTAGATATTAACTTAATGATTAAACTATTGTACAtacctaaatatatatatatattctatatatattcagCGGATAATTCGCTTATCTCTACGTATGAAGCACTTATATATGTAGACTTCGAAGATACTTACTCAACGTTTGACGAGACCCCCCAACTCGGCCGGCCGCATTCTCACATCGTCATGTagtcaaaataatttaagaaacaaAGACACACGTTCTTGAATGAAAAAGATAGAAGCTGGCtagtaataatatttatagataaCTTGACCCCGATCTAATACAACTAAAAATGTAATTCTGCATCAGTTTTGGGTGTATTTTAAGACATTTATATTGTGATTTATATATTCTACCAATATACAAGCTTTACTCCGAGCTAATTCATTTGGTGCCAGGTTCTCgatcacaacaacaacaacaacaaataaattgaattactAAACGAAAGATTGAgttttttctgtgttttgtttatataaaaatcatttgtaataattttagtCTGAAGCTTGCAAGGCAGTGAGGGAGTCAtttctgataaatatttatgattaaatatattaaacaaactcgaaataaaaatttaaaaatagcatATCGGTTGTGGAATTCTTTAATAAGTTAACATTGCCTCAAGATACAAttccttttaataaattctctTTAGGGAGGAAAAACACAATTATTTAGCGGAGTCATTAGATTCGATGAAAATCACTTATAACGACAAGCTATAAATACAACACTTCTCCGGAAGTACTCTTTGTTTTGTACTGTATAATGCAAAATATTGGAGATTTAGGACAACGAGATTTCATGTAAATGTAGATTTCTTCGAGTTGATTTGCTAACTTAAGTATCAAGAAGAACTTTTATTAAGAGTATATTGTACGCTCTATCCATTCCTCCAAGGTAAACGTGGCCGTttcatttttctcagtgtCCTGCTCCTTGAagatttctataaaaaaaagaagttattataaataatcaaAGATTTATATGtttagtctttttttttttaccaataTATGTCTTAATTTTAACTGCACACATGATGAAATCATCAAAGGCAATCTTGCCATCACGCGAGCCATAACGATGACCCAAGGCATTGAGGACGCGGTTGTTTAGATGATAGCCAGCTGAGTTAAGGGCCTCCCGCAGCTGGAATCCTGACACACGACCCGTGTTCTCGGTATCGTAAACCTTAAAGATGGCCTTCCATTTGGCAATTTCTGACAGCAACACCTCAAACTCCTCGAATCCCAGCTTGCCGGACTTGTCAGCATCTAACATGGCCACCATGGAGCGGCAAACGTCCTTGGAAAATCCATGGGTTTCATCCACAATtgctttaatattttgtaaattcattaatatttccttatttattttctgttttgtcTCTTTCTTACCATTTGCTGTTACAGGTCCTCCATCTGCTGGATTATCCCCCATTAGCCTTTTGTTCGACTGATCGTTCATTCCCATTTGATCCTCGAAGGGCGTGCCCTTTAAGAAGGGTCCACAAATCAAGGACAAAAGACCACAGGCACCGCCACCATCCATATCCCCAGGACCAGCAGCCTGGGTTTCAAATGCATTATTGGGGGAGAAACGGTTGAAAACCACCGGTTTTGGCAAATCTTAAAgaagaatatataataattggACACATTACGAGTTGAGAAATATAGTGTTTTCTTACCATCTCTCATTGAATGATCCAGGATACGCTTCAGTTCCATCCAATCCACTTCCATGTCCTTGCCGGCAATGCTATCGAACAGGCGACGCAAGCTCTCCTTCTGCGGATCCATGGGCTTTGGTGTTGGGAATCCGGGAGATATCTTCAAAAAGAAATACCTAATTAAGCGATCCTGTTTGCCACGAACTACTTACCGTATCGGCCTTGTCGCCGTAACCCACATGATCATCATTCTCTCTAAATGAAAGTGGAAAGTGAAAAGCGAAATGATTGATGAATAATGTGCGAGTTGTAATTAAACAAGTGTACACTACAAAAAGGGatttcaatgaatatttaaagcaaaatagTTGTGGGGATCGAccattttcaaaatataatacGTTGTTGTGGGTATATCCGGGTATATCCTTTATTGTTACTTTAGAATAATAGTATAAGTAGAGTAGTTACATgggaaaaatacattaaagcaagaatttaaaatagaatAAGCCGAGTTTTCTAACCGCCCCTCTTAAAACCTCTTGAGATACAAAATAACTTGCAAGTAGCTTGCTCTGAGCTTATACTTAATACTTTTAAACTTTCCACTTTCAGTTCACTTCTGCCAAGTTAAAaccagacagacagacggacatagcttttaataaattaagacaatgtaaaagaaaaactttaagAACAATACTGTAAGAGttcaattaaaagaaaatattcaggagcaggagcatgCTTTTCTCTCCCTCATTTAACCATCAAAAGGGAATGTGTTTTAGGGtaacaaacaattttaattcaaCAATTGCTAGCGctaaaattagaaattagaaatatatactGTAGTCACATACCCACATATTGCACTTTAGAAGCTTTTGAGTATTTGAAAcccgaacgaacgaacgaattATCTCTAATATACAAACTCATTATTGTCATTGTCTACATTTACGTACTCCATGTTGTTTTGGGTCTCGGAGAACACTCGAATGATGAACTCGCCCTCCTCGTTCGGGTCGAAAGTTGAGGGCACAATCAGGTAGTGGCCAGGAGGCAATTTAAAGCGAGCGCATACCTGTAATCAAATCCAGGTTACCCACTTAAggttcaaaataattttaaaataattaaaaaaaacttacttCTCGAGTGTTGATAAAGTGAGGCGACCTTCCCACCGAGGACTTGTACCTGAAAAAGTTCAGGCCCTGCGGACGGTTCTCCAGCTCTCGATCGCTGAGACTGTAGATGGCAAAGCCTATAGTCAAGCACTCCATGCCCATGTTCCGCTTCGATCGGCGATTCTTCTGCATCAGAGCCACAATCACCGTGCAGTGGCCCTCCTCATCTTCCTCGTCGGGATCCACCAGCGTGATGATATACTGCGGATTGTGCCAGAAAGTGTCCAGAAAATTGCGGCAACCACCGGCAGTGACGCCAGGTGTCCATTCGCCCTCGTACATGGACATCTCCCACTTGCGTTTGCCGCTGTTCTGCTGATCCTCAGTCAGCGAGTCTGGCGACAAATTGCAAATCTAAAGAGTTTATATTAGCCACATTCTTATGATGTTATGTTATTGTTTTAGGTCCCACCTCCACGCGATCAAAATGATTGAGGAAATCCTGGAAGGACATCCAGAACTCGCCATCTCTATCAAAAGTGAGTCCAATCTCGTTCTTCTGATCCTCCGGAATATATCGCCATTCAGGCGAGCTGTCACTCCAAGGGCCATTCCACTCGGCCTCATTGCCCCAAGGATTACGCATTCGTATCATCGGGATCTTGCCCTGGCGATTTGGCGTGACAATATCAATAAGGCAGACCTTGGTGATGGAGTAAGCGTGGCCGCGTATCAGGCCCTGGGGAGTTTCGGCCTCCAATACATTTGGATCCGGTTCGATAGAGCAACCCATCATGGAATTACGATCGGCGGCCTTTTGCAGGATTGTAAAGAGATTACCAGGGGCTTCCTTCAGATCGTACCACTCGCTAACGCCGCCAGTGAAATCCTCCATGGCCTCACATGTGCTGCCTCCCTTCAGGGCCTCGTAGGATCCATGAAGTCTGTGGGAAAACAGTTCATTAATTAATcttatttattagtttctgTAAAACGTTATACTTGGCATATGCCTTCTCCAGCAGGGCACTCCAGAACTCATTCTTCTCCGTGGAGTGCATGTACATCAGCTCGCCATTGTAGGTGGGCAAACGGTCATCCACTATGACATCCACCCATTtaccttttatttaaaaacaaaagcggTTAAAGAACTGATTTACAGTGAGTTTTAAATTCAGAATTACCATATTGCCAGAAGCGGAAGTGGAAGATGCCAGCGTAATTATCCTCGAAGCTCTGTTCCGGTGGAATTACGCGGAAAAACAAGTTCGATTCCTGGGTCAAGTTGGCCGTGGCAGCCAGGAGCCAGCAATCTCCCAGCTCTCCCTGCTGGACATCGAAGCGAGAGTAGCCCTCCACAAAAAATTGTGGATTTTCGGCAATTTCCTtgagtaattaaatttaaattaatactttAGAAAAtcagggaaaaatatataacttacATGAGGTCTCAGCCACTCAATGTGACGATCTGGTCGCCGGGAGAACTGAAGAGACTCGTTCGAAGCCGGAAAAAGGGGATCCTCGAAGAGCGAGCCACTGGCCACGCAGCTATTCCTTATGGTCTCGAAGTCCTGCACTTCGGAATAGGGTCCCAGGTTCGAGCTCTTTTCACCCAGCTACAGAAAGTACTTGGCATTAGTTATTTATCGCAAGCTCTCACAATTTTCTTGTAATAGCTGTATGTACAGAGTATATTGGTGTAATGGATTCAAAAAGGAGTATTGATGCTTTGTACACTTTGTACACaaaaagaaacacacacaagGACAACACACAGTACGACACTTTGGCAGCACATTATCCTTCGGACGGAATTGTGTCAATGCCATAACGATGACAGCAGTAAGTACTTACGTTCCCATAGTACAACGTTTGAGAAGATTTGGAGGATTGCAATGGTTGCTAATGTTTGAGTGGAATGTATTGGGTTAACATGCATGTGGATCTCAATGAATCGTATAAATGTATGTTTGTCTAGGCCCCGTATATAGTAGATGGAGTGATAACCCTTGGGTTCTACTTACAACTCGCATGTTCTTGATGCTCGGCAGAACCCTCTTGGTGTCGGCTTCCTTCTTGATGAATATCTCATTGATCACCGATCCGACCACATCCTTGGCAGCTCCCATGGCCGCCTCGCCGGCCGCGTTCAGGAACTCCTGACCCGCTTGCCTCAAGAATCCCTTCAAGTCGTCCATGATGGCTCAGGTATCTAAAATTAAAGAGGTGCCGTCAGAGATTAAAAACCAATCTATATACATTTGTTGCGCCAATATTGATATCTAGTTGGCAAAGTCCTAAACGTATATCGTTCATATTTACAGATGGGCCTAGCAGGGGTATTAAAAACACACCTCGAGGCACAAATATGGGGTTAAGCGTTAATATTCCCAACGTGACTCGCgggtttaattaaattactttaattcACGCAACGAGCATTAGGTTTATTCAAACAGAAATTATACTTTGGAGACTAAGAATTCCTCGGTTCGCACCCAAATATAATTCATTCGCATATGTTCagctacatatgtatatactatatatgctACATTGTGTGACATCATTCGGAAGCATGAGATTCTCTGACTCAAAGGGTGTGCGCCATTCGGGAGATTCGGCTACTTCCCATGCCCAGATCCCATTTCCAGCCGTGACATTGGCATTGAGTCCGGAactactatatactatatagggTATTATAACGTAAATTGGCCTTTAATTGGAGCAAAATATGCTTAGGGTCCCGTTCCCGTCCCCATCTGCCCGATTCGAATGATTGTTTGGCCGCCTAGTATATAGATTCATTGGTAATTCTACTGCGAAACCCAAACTGGTTTGGTAATTAATGCATTCTTTAAGCCTGGCTCATTTCCGTGATGG includes:
- the CalpA gene encoding calpain-A; amino-acid sequence: MDDLKGFLRQAGQEFLNAAGEAAMGAAKDVVGSVINEIFIKKEADTKRVLPSIKNMRVLGEKSSNLGPYSEVQDFETIRNSCVASGSLFEDPLFPASNESLQFSRRPDRHIEWLRPHEIAENPQFFVEGYSRFDVQQGELGDCWLLAATANLTQESNLFFRVIPPEQSFEDNYAGIFHFRFWQYGKWVDVIVDDRLPTYNGELMYMHSTEKNEFWSALLEKAYAKLHGSYEALKGGSTCEAMEDFTGGVSEWYDLKEAPGNLFTILQKAADRNSMMGCSIEPDPNVLEAETPQGLIRGHAYSITKVCLIDIVTPNRQGKIPMIRMRNPWGNEAEWNGPWSDSSPEWRYIPEDQKNEIGLTFDRDGEFWMSFQDFLNHFDRVEICNLSPDSLTEDQQNSGKRKWEMSMYEGEWTPGVTAGGCRNFLDTFWHNPQYIITLVDPDEEDEEGHCTVIVALMQKNRRSKRNMGMECLTIGFAIYSLSDRELENRPQGLNFFRYKSSVGRSPHFINTREVCARFKLPPGHYLIVPSTFDPNEEGEFIIRVFSETQNNMEENDDHVGYGDKADTISPGFPTPKPMDPQKESLRRLFDSIAGKDMEVDWMELKRILDHSMRDDLPKPVVFNRFSPNNAFETQAAGPGDMDGGGACGLLSLICGPFLKGTPFEDQMGMNDQSNKRLMGDNPADGGPVTANAIVDETHGFSKDVCRSMVAMLDADKSGKLGFEEFEVLLSEIAKWKAIFKVYDTENTGRVSGFQLREALNSAGYHLNNRVLNALGHRYGSRDGKIAFDDFIMCAVKIKTYIEIFKEQDTEKNETATFTLEEWIERTIYS